The Daucus carota subsp. sativus chromosome 2, DH1 v3.0, whole genome shotgun sequence genome includes a window with the following:
- the LOC108207095 gene encoding probable disease resistance RPP8-like protein 2, translating into MSLLFNLFSDYNIIPTSESTFSNRESGKLKRFHSFTTPEPELFVGFHEDVECLVRHLVDETRDSYPLISICGMGGLGKTTLAQKIYNHSAIKTHFAGLAWVSISRKWQTDRVLQRILICLVPENKESILNMDSNKLVEYMLHIKERKKCLIVLDDIWSTDAWDALKAAFPAGKSISKLMLTSRNVEVAKHVNLNGFIHKPECLNPEQSWELLKLKALHTGNCLVLFFGVFGPRSLPRALGSHVANFRFLKVFSVEKYTNFSGAFSHINFGRALGSLVYLRYLSVRGSNLLVFPSMQKLVLLQTLNLDTFEGMYVLPWLSRDVLVKLDCLRHLYLPIFKVNVLGRKSNFRFNGLSKLETLENFDSSWCEIKDLRELINLRKLTVTVRGSCNILEEMMKNLVEIASSPSFCLRYLGVCVLYCHLRLKNGLTILKQLVCAEKLNLRHLRIHGRIPEVGLIFPVRYVGDNYAHVSTIHITSLNLSRSYLEEDPMPILEMLPMLGDLFMFTDTFVGRKMMCSATGFPKLTNLCLYEFPNLEKWRVEKGSMPILSYLLIESCNKLKELPKGLVFLNSLQVLRIYQMPQDFNDRLTRNDGDEGPDFHKISHVDP; encoded by the exons ATGTCCCTCCTCTTCAATTTATTTTCTGATTATAATATCATACCAACTTCTGAATCAACTTTCTCAAACAGGGAATCGGGAAAACTTAAGCGATTTCACTCTTTCACTACTCCTGAACCAGAGTTATTTGTTGGATTTCATGAAGACGTTGAATGCTTGGTGCGACATTTGGTGGATGAAACTCGTGATTCTTACCCACTTATATCTATTTGTGGAATGGGGGGCCTGGGAAAGACTACTCTCGCTCAAAAGATATACAATCACTCTGCCATCAAGACTCACTTTGCTGGTTTAGCATGGGTATCAATTTCGCGAAAGTGGCAGACAGATCGTGTGTTGCAGAGAATTCTCATATGTCTCGTACCTGAGAACAAAGAATCTATCCTTAATATGGACAGCAACAAGCTAGTGGAGTATATGCTACATATTAAGGAACGGAAAAAATGCTTGATAGTCCTCGATGACATATGGTCAACTGATGCTTGGGATGCATTAAAAGCTGCATTCCCAGCCGGGAAGTCCATAAGCAAATTAATGCTTACAAGCCGTAATGTTGAGGTTGCTAAGCATGTAAATTTGAACGGATTCATTCACAAGCCAGAATGTCTAAATCCAGAACAAAGTTGGGAGCTACTCAAGTTGAAAGCACTTCACACAGGAAATTGTCTAG TGTTATTCTTTGGCGTCTTCGGTCCGAGAAGTTTGCCACGGGCATTGGGGTCACATGTTGCCAATTTTAGGTTCCTAAAAGTGTTTTCTGTGGAAAAATACACAAATTTTTCTGGTGCGTTTTCTCATATTAACTTTGGAAGAGCATTAGGGTCCCTTGTTTACCTGCGATATCTTAGTGTAAGGGGCAGTAATTTGTTGGTTTTTCCATCTATGCAAAAGTTGGTGTTGTTACAAACTCTTAACTTAGATACATTCGAGGGTATGTATGTTTTACCATGGTTGTCAAGAGATGTTCTGGTGAAACTGGATTGTTTGCGGCATCTGTATTTGCCGATATTTAAAGTTAACGTTTTGGGAAGGAAATCAAATTTTCGGTTTAATGGGTTGAGCAAGTTAGAGACCCTGGAGAACTTTGACAGTAGTTGGTGTGAGATTAAGGATCTACGTGAACTAATCAATCTTCGAAAACTAACGGTAACAGTGAGAGGTAGCTGTAATATTCTGGAAGAAATGATGAAAAACTTGGTTGAAATAGCCTCCTCACCATCTTTTTGTTTGAGGTACTTGGgtgtttgtgttctttattgTCATCTTCGGCTGAAAAACGGTCTTACTATCTTGAAACAATTGGTGTGTGCTGAAAAATTGAACCTTCGACATTTGAGAATACATGGGCGTATCCCAGAGGTGGGTCTAATATTTCCAGTGCGATATGTTGGGGATAATTATGCACATGTATCTACAATTCATATTACAAGTTTAAATTTATCGAGATCATACTTGGAAGAGGACCCGATGCCAATACTTGAAATGCTTCCAATGTTGGGTGATCTCTTTATGTTTACAGATACATTTGTGGGGAGGAAGATGATGTGCTCCGCAACCGGTTTTCCTAAACTCACCAATCTTTGTTTGTACGAGTTCCCCAATCTTGAAAAATGGAGGGTGGAGAAAGGAAGTATGCCTATCCTTTCATACTTGCTTATTGAAAGTTGTAACAAGTTGAAGGAGCTTCCAAAAGGCCTGGTGTTCCTCAACTCCCTTCAAGTATTAAGAATATACCAAATGCCTCAAGATTTCAATGATAGGCTTACAAGGAATGATGGTGACGAGGGACCTGACTTTCACAAAATATCTCATGTCGATCCGTAG